In Streptomyces sp. RFCAC02, the following proteins share a genomic window:
- a CDS encoding class I SAM-dependent methyltransferase: MPTPENHAEPGPAARVNDYDGFAEAYSALNETSLLNAYYERPAMLSLAGDVAGRRILDAGCGSGPLFAALRDRGALVTGLDSSAGMVELARRRLGADAALHVADLSDPLPFADDAFDDVVASLVLHYLEDWGPTLAEMRRVLRPGGRLIASVQHPFVDYAMQNPRPDYHATTSYTYEWDDFVGQPAPMTFWRRPLHAMTEAFTAAGFRLTVISEPRPDPAARELYPDEFDDLSTKMCFMLFALETPPATSTSE; encoded by the coding sequence TTGCCCACCCCCGAGAACCACGCCGAGCCCGGCCCCGCGGCCCGGGTGAACGACTACGACGGCTTCGCCGAGGCGTATTCGGCCCTCAACGAGACCAGCCTCCTGAACGCCTACTACGAGCGGCCCGCGATGCTGTCCCTCGCGGGGGACGTGGCCGGCCGCCGGATTCTCGACGCCGGCTGCGGCTCCGGCCCCCTGTTCGCCGCGCTGCGCGATCGGGGGGCTCTCGTCACCGGCCTCGACTCCAGCGCCGGGATGGTGGAACTGGCACGACGGCGGCTGGGTGCGGACGCGGCCCTGCACGTGGCCGACCTGAGCGACCCGCTGCCGTTCGCCGACGACGCGTTCGACGATGTCGTCGCCTCGCTGGTGCTGCACTACCTGGAGGACTGGGGGCCGACGCTGGCAGAGATGCGGCGAGTACTCAGGCCCGGCGGACGCCTGATCGCTTCGGTGCAGCACCCTTTCGTGGACTACGCGATGCAGAATCCTCGGCCCGACTACCACGCGACCACCAGCTACACGTACGAATGGGACGACTTCGTGGGCCAACCCGCCCCGATGACCTTCTGGCGCAGACCACTGCACGCGATGACCGAAGCTTTCACAGCGGCCGGCTTCCGCCTGACAGTCATCAGCGAACCACGACCCGACCCGGCCGCCCGCGAGCTGTACCCCGACGAGTTCGACGACCTCTCGACGAAGATGTGCTTCATGCTCTTCGCACTGGAGACACCACCGGCCACCAGCACATCCGAGTGA
- a CDS encoding TetR/AcrR family transcriptional regulator, with the protein MTEGLRERKKRQTRRRLSEVAVRLFVERGFDRVTIAEVADAADVSVNTLYNYVESKEDLVLPRDEAASGRLADMVRERPPGRSAARAVLDRLREEVRRRDPALGLTEGFPPVFAMMRAAPTLTARLEHLGRRMTEELATALAAETGAAPDDPMPRVVAAQLGCLHAQVFAEIGGRITAGEPPDGIAAAVLRLLDCAEEALGGALLDYAPAPAGEKGTPCSA; encoded by the coding sequence ATGACGGAAGGACTCCGCGAACGCAAGAAGCGGCAGACGCGCCGGCGTCTCTCCGAGGTGGCCGTGCGCCTCTTCGTGGAGCGCGGCTTCGACCGCGTGACCATCGCGGAGGTCGCCGACGCGGCCGACGTCTCCGTGAACACGCTGTACAACTACGTCGAGTCCAAGGAGGACCTCGTTCTGCCGCGCGACGAGGCGGCGTCCGGCCGGCTGGCCGACATGGTGCGGGAACGCCCGCCCGGCCGGTCCGCCGCGCGCGCCGTCCTCGACCGGCTGCGCGAGGAGGTCCGCCGCCGCGACCCGGCGCTCGGCCTCACCGAGGGCTTCCCGCCCGTCTTCGCGATGATGCGCGCCGCCCCCACCCTCACCGCCCGCCTCGAACACCTCGGCCGCCGCATGACCGAGGAGCTGGCCACCGCCCTCGCGGCGGAGACCGGCGCCGCGCCCGACGACCCGATGCCCCGTGTCGTCGCCGCGCAGCTCGGCTGCCTCCACGCCCAGGTCTTCGCGGAGATCGGCGGCCGCATCACGGCGGGCGAGCCGCCGGACGGGATCGCGGCCGCCGTCCTGCGGCTGCTCGACTGCGCCGAGGAGGCCCTCGGCGGAGCACTGCTCGACTACGCCCCCGCGCCGGCCGGGGAGAAGGGGACGCCGTGTTCCGC
- a CDS encoding substrate-binding domain-containing protein, with protein MAGSASGGPPGKPDASRPVTIAYIAESAGVSVPTVSKVINGKSGVSARTRARVEELVDRHGYRRPAGAGRSNVVELVFRELRDLWAVEIIRGVERVAREHRVGVLVSEFGLHDAGPRTWDDTVSRRPNCVLSVAQLSEAERGQLRAKGIPFVVFDPTAELPDDVPFVGATNWSGGRAATRHLIGLGHRRIGVVAGPEDVLCCRARLDGHRSALRQAGLPDGPELVVHADLTREDGWAAARRLLARPDRPTAICTANDLQALGVYRAAREAGLRIPGDLSVVGFDDLPVVAWVDPPLTTVHQPLTEMAAAATELALALGRGEKAPQLGLEIATTLTVRESTAPPGSELADR; from the coding sequence ATGGCCGGCAGCGCATCCGGGGGACCTCCCGGGAAGCCCGACGCGTCCCGGCCGGTCACGATCGCGTACATCGCCGAGTCGGCGGGAGTGTCGGTCCCGACCGTGTCGAAGGTGATCAACGGCAAGTCGGGGGTGTCCGCGCGGACGCGCGCCCGCGTCGAGGAGCTGGTCGACCGGCACGGTTACCGCAGGCCCGCCGGCGCCGGCCGCAGCAACGTGGTGGAGCTCGTCTTCCGCGAACTGCGCGACCTGTGGGCCGTGGAGATCATCCGGGGTGTGGAACGCGTCGCCCGCGAGCACCGGGTCGGCGTGCTGGTCTCGGAGTTCGGGCTGCACGACGCCGGCCCGCGCACCTGGGACGACACGGTCTCCCGGCGGCCGAACTGTGTCCTGTCGGTGGCCCAGCTCTCCGAGGCCGAACGCGGACAACTGCGCGCGAAGGGCATCCCGTTCGTCGTCTTCGACCCGACCGCCGAACTGCCGGACGACGTGCCGTTCGTCGGCGCCACGAACTGGTCGGGCGGCCGGGCCGCGACCCGTCACCTCATCGGCCTCGGGCACCGCCGCATCGGCGTGGTCGCCGGTCCGGAGGACGTACTGTGCTGCCGGGCGCGGCTGGACGGGCACCGGTCGGCGCTCCGGCAGGCAGGACTGCCGGACGGGCCGGAGCTGGTCGTGCACGCCGACCTCACCCGCGAGGACGGCTGGGCGGCGGCGCGCCGGCTGCTCGCGCGCCCGGACCGGCCGACCGCGATCTGCACCGCGAACGACCTGCAGGCCCTCGGCGTCTACCGGGCGGCGCGCGAGGCGGGCCTGCGGATTCCCGGCGACCTGAGTGTGGTCGGTTTCGACGACCTGCCGGTCGTCGCGTGGGTCGATCCGCCCCTGACCACCGTCCACCAGCCCCTCACCGAGATGGCAGCGGCGGCGACCGAGCTGGCGCTCGCGCTCGGGCGCGGTGAGAAGGCGCCGCAGCTCGGTCTCGAGATCGCCACGACCCTGACCGTCCGGGAGAGCACCGCGCCGCCGGGGAGCGAACTCGCGGACCGTTGA
- a CDS encoding ABC transporter permease produces the protein MTTTALRAFLTDTGTVYGRCLRATLRSRTSLYFGMLQPLLFLALFGPLLTGLDLGTDGSSWQAFVPGVLVQLALLGGSYVGLGLVVDRTAGVVDRMRATPIAPAALLLGRTLRDVTQLVAQAVLLLLLGMAFGLRATVPGVLLGLLLVAALSLALSALSYGLAMNVRSTPEFAAIANTAAMPLMLLSGLLLPMSLAPGWLDGASRAIPLRYTADAVRAAFRGDYAAGAFVTGTAVTLAAAGLCLLAGTRLFRSGAEGR, from the coding sequence ATGACCACCACCGCCCTCCGCGCGTTCCTCACCGACACCGGCACCGTCTACGGCCGCTGCCTGCGCGCCACACTGCGGTCGCGGACGTCCCTGTACTTCGGGATGCTGCAGCCGCTGCTCTTCCTCGCGCTCTTCGGCCCCCTGCTGACCGGCCTCGACCTGGGCACGGACGGCTCGTCGTGGCAGGCGTTCGTCCCGGGCGTCCTCGTACAACTGGCCCTGCTGGGCGGCTCGTACGTCGGCCTCGGTCTCGTCGTGGACCGAACGGCCGGTGTCGTGGACCGGATGCGCGCCACACCCATCGCACCGGCCGCCCTGCTGCTCGGGCGGACGCTCCGGGACGTCACCCAACTCGTCGCCCAGGCCGTACTGCTGCTCCTGCTCGGCATGGCGTTCGGCCTGCGCGCCACTGTGCCGGGCGTCCTGCTCGGTCTGCTGCTCGTGGCCGCCCTGTCGCTGGCCCTGTCCGCGCTCTCCTACGGCCTGGCGATGAACGTCCGCTCCACACCGGAGTTCGCCGCCATCGCGAACACCGCGGCGATGCCGCTGATGCTGCTGTCCGGCCTCCTGCTGCCGATGTCGCTGGCCCCGGGATGGCTGGACGGCGCGTCCCGCGCCATTCCGCTGCGCTACACCGCCGACGCCGTACGCGCGGCCTTCCGCGGCGACTACGCGGCGGGCGCGTTCGTCACCGGCACGGCCGTCACCCTGGCCGCCGCCGGCCTGTGCCTGCTCGCGGGCACCCGCCTCTTCCGCTCCGGCGCCGAGGGACGATGA
- a CDS encoding glycoside hydrolase family 25 protein, producing MLHGVDVSAHNSSFSTDGLDFVIVKATEGRSYVSPEQKKQAAKARDAGCVVGFYHFLWPGNISAQAEYFVEHCASEDGDLLAADWETTPEGTSASNKEKDDFLAAVKRLRPHHRVLLYCNRDFWLNRDTTSEAGDGLWIADYRTAGEPRIEAKWRIHQYTNDPLDKNVADFSSRDKLRDWAESA from the coding sequence ATGCTCCATGGCGTCGATGTCTCAGCCCACAACAGTTCGTTCAGTACGGACGGCCTCGACTTCGTCATCGTCAAGGCCACTGAGGGGCGGTCCTATGTGAGTCCTGAACAGAAGAAGCAGGCCGCGAAGGCGCGGGACGCCGGATGCGTGGTGGGCTTCTACCATTTCCTGTGGCCGGGCAACATCTCCGCCCAGGCCGAGTACTTCGTCGAGCACTGCGCCTCCGAGGACGGCGATCTCCTCGCCGCCGACTGGGAGACGACACCCGAGGGGACCAGTGCGAGCAACAAGGAGAAGGACGACTTCCTGGCGGCGGTGAAGCGGCTGCGCCCCCATCACCGGGTCCTTCTCTACTGCAACCGCGACTTCTGGCTGAACCGCGACACGACGTCGGAGGCGGGTGACGGCCTGTGGATCGCGGACTACCGCACCGCGGGCGAGCCGCGCATTGAGGCGAAGTGGCGAATTCACCAGTACACGAACGATCCCCTGGACAAGAATGTCGCGGATTTCTCCAGCCGTGACAAGTTGCGGGACTGGGCGGAATCCGCCTGA
- a CDS encoding glycoside hydrolase family 43 protein — MPETADTFRNPVIPGFHPDPSVCRVGDDYYLACSSFEYFPGVPLFHSRDLVHWTQIGNALDRPGQLSLPPGSPSSGGIYAPTLRHHDGRFWLITTNVSDGGTFIVTATDPAGPWSDPLPLPDVEGIDPDLAWDDEGNCWCTSAGVMQVPLDPYTGRVTGPPRRLWSGAPGAKAPEAPHLYRIGDHWYLLIAEGGTERCHAVSIARGPAPWGPFEPCPANPVLTHRGTDHPVQNTGHADLVRGPDGSWWMVFLGVRARGGSPGWHVLGRETFLAPVTWEDGWPVVGTPALDMPAPPWPLEPAAVPPVRDDFDGPGLAPYWISPRTRSDRDCTTEERPGSLTLRARRQAGDEAEDGVTFVGRRQQHLSCRVRALVDPADGVGGLAVRLDERHHCRVESGAGEVRVVTRVGPLRAVQASRPVPPGPVVLRIEVSASADMTDPRTGPDTLFLGYEEPGGRFVVLADLDGRYLSTEVAGGFTGRVIGPYAALGTVRFDWFDHEPLEA, encoded by the coding sequence ATGCCGGAGACGGCCGACACCTTCCGCAACCCCGTGATCCCCGGCTTCCACCCCGATCCGAGCGTCTGCCGCGTCGGTGACGACTACTACCTCGCCTGCTCCAGCTTCGAGTACTTCCCCGGCGTGCCCCTCTTCCACAGCCGTGACCTGGTGCACTGGACGCAGATCGGCAACGCTTTGGACCGGCCGGGTCAGTTGAGCCTGCCGCCCGGCTCCCCCTCGTCCGGGGGGATCTACGCGCCGACGCTCCGCCACCACGACGGCCGGTTCTGGCTGATCACCACGAACGTGAGCGACGGCGGCACCTTCATCGTCACCGCCACCGATCCGGCCGGCCCCTGGTCGGACCCGCTCCCGCTGCCGGACGTCGAGGGCATCGACCCGGACCTCGCGTGGGACGACGAGGGGAACTGCTGGTGCACCAGCGCGGGCGTCATGCAGGTTCCGCTCGACCCGTACACCGGCCGGGTGACCGGGCCGCCACGCCGGCTGTGGTCCGGCGCCCCCGGCGCGAAGGCCCCCGAGGCGCCGCACCTGTACCGGATCGGCGACCACTGGTACCTCCTCATCGCCGAGGGCGGCACGGAACGGTGCCACGCGGTGTCCATCGCCCGCGGCCCGGCGCCCTGGGGGCCGTTCGAACCGTGCCCGGCCAACCCGGTCCTGACGCACCGGGGCACCGACCACCCCGTGCAGAACACCGGCCACGCCGACCTGGTGCGGGGACCCGACGGGTCGTGGTGGATGGTGTTCCTCGGCGTGCGGGCGCGCGGCGGCTCCCCCGGCTGGCACGTGCTGGGGCGCGAGACGTTCCTGGCGCCGGTGACCTGGGAGGACGGCTGGCCGGTCGTCGGCACCCCGGCGCTCGACATGCCCGCGCCCCCGTGGCCGCTGGAGCCCGCCGCGGTGCCGCCCGTGCGCGACGACTTCGACGGCCCCGGGCTCGCGCCGTACTGGATCTCGCCGCGCACCCGGTCCGACCGGGACTGCACCACGGAGGAGCGGCCCGGCTCGCTGACCCTGCGCGCCCGCCGGCAGGCCGGCGACGAGGCGGAGGACGGCGTCACGTTCGTCGGCCGGCGTCAGCAGCACCTGTCCTGCCGGGTGCGCGCCCTGGTCGATCCGGCGGACGGGGTCGGCGGCCTGGCCGTGCGTCTCGACGAACGGCACCACTGCCGCGTGGAGTCGGGCGCGGGCGAGGTGCGGGTGGTCACGCGGGTCGGGCCGCTCCGCGCGGTGCAGGCGTCGCGGCCGGTGCCGCCCGGCCCGGTGGTGCTGCGGATCGAGGTGTCCGCGTCCGCGGACATGACCGACCCGCGCACCGGACCCGACACTCTCTTCCTCGGGTACGAGGAGCCCGGCGGCCGGTTCGTCGTCCTGGCCGACCTCGACGGCCGGTACCTGTCCACGGAGGTCGCCGGAGGCTTCACCGGCCGCGTCATCGGCCCGTACGCGGCCCTGGGCACCGTGCGCTTCGACTGGTTCGACCACGAGCCGCTGGAGGCTTGA
- a CDS encoding ATP-binding cassette domain-containing protein — protein sequence MSTPPAPPPDPVLRARGLARTFRLRTGTVTAVRGVDLTVARGSVTGLLGPNGAGKTTTLRMLATLLRPTGGTAEVAGHDLLRDPHAVRARIGHVSQSGGLDPSCTGREELVTQARLHRLSRAEARDRAEAVAADLGLTGLLDRPAGTLSGGQRRRLEVALGLVNRPEVLFLDEPTTGLDPGSRADLWDLVRRIRAGLGTTVLLCTHYLDEADALADRVVIIDGGTVVAEGSPTDLKRRATGDPSAPLQDAFLALTGRAPAADPLALP from the coding sequence ATGTCCACTCCACCCGCCCCTCCCCCCGACCCCGTGCTGCGCGCCCGTGGCCTCGCCAGGACGTTCCGGCTGCGCACCGGCACGGTCACCGCCGTCCGCGGCGTCGACCTGACCGTCGCGCGCGGCTCCGTGACGGGCCTCCTCGGACCGAACGGCGCCGGCAAGACCACGACGCTCCGCATGCTCGCCACCCTTCTGCGCCCCACCGGCGGCACCGCCGAGGTCGCAGGCCACGACCTGCTGCGCGACCCGCACGCGGTCCGCGCCCGCATCGGCCACGTCTCCCAGTCCGGCGGCCTCGACCCGTCCTGCACGGGCCGGGAGGAACTCGTCACCCAGGCCCGGCTGCACCGCCTGTCCCGCGCCGAGGCCCGCGACCGCGCCGAGGCCGTGGCCGCCGACCTCGGCCTCACCGGCCTGCTCGACCGCCCGGCCGGCACCCTGTCCGGCGGCCAGCGCCGCAGGCTCGAAGTTGCGCTGGGCCTGGTGAACCGGCCGGAGGTCCTGTTCCTCGACGAGCCCACCACCGGCCTCGACCCGGGCAGCCGGGCGGACCTGTGGGACCTGGTCCGCCGCATCCGCGCCGGACTCGGCACGACCGTGCTGCTGTGCACCCACTACCTGGACGAGGCCGACGCCCTCGCCGACCGCGTCGTGATCATCGACGGCGGGACGGTCGTCGCCGAGGGGTCGCCCACCGACCTCAAGCGCCGCGCCACCGGCGACCCGTCGGCCCCGCTCCAGGACGCCTTCCTCGCCCTCACCGGCCGCGCCCCGGCCGCCGACCCCCTGGCCCTCCCATGA
- a CDS encoding cellulose binding domain-containing protein yields MLLAHRPPGRTRTVRVLTAALACALTTALAVADRTPAAADTADTPDVEVSVNAALGLGTLDEAAFGVNTAIWDAHMNDPEVATLMGDAGIGAMRYPGGSYGDIYHWEDHTAPGGYVAPGTGFDDFMGTVRATGAQPIIIANYGTGTPEEAAEWVRYANITRGYGAKYWEIGNEIYGNGHYGAGWEADDHPDKSPAEYARNVLAYAEAMRAVDPSISIGVVLTTPGDWPDGITGPGDSADWNHTVLSMVADTIDFAVVHSYPGGATADEALDRVARLPGQLREVRRQIDRYAGDRSAEIGIALTEVNSNVQQNSRPNGLFAADVYMTALENGVFNVDWWNTHNGPTEVNEVDGETDFNDAGLLSSGGCIGDVCQPPLHTPFHPYYGIKSLTTLGGPGDTMVAASSSSDEVSVHAVHRADGDLSVMLINKDPDTAHRADIDYASFTPGPGAPVVHRYARGDTDVTRVAAAGDGPQILPPYSITTITVSPQSGGAAVGAPGAPRLTGADSTTATVSWPAADGAPVAYEVYERTGGANAQLLGTTTDTSLTLRNLPPGTEHTVNVLARDAAGHLSRPSEPLTFATTSPRDSTCLVTYRVDTSWSSGFVASVTVSNLGDTPINGWTLDFVWPATGQSVQSAWNAQVSGSGTRVHATDTGGNALLAPAGGSTATFGFVGANEAANPTPTTFTLNGTVCRTA; encoded by the coding sequence ATGCTGCTCGCACACCGGCCACCCGGCCGGACCCGTACGGTCCGGGTACTGACCGCCGCGCTGGCCTGCGCCCTGACCACCGCCCTCGCGGTGGCCGACCGGACACCGGCAGCCGCCGACACGGCCGACACGCCGGACGTCGAGGTCTCGGTCAACGCCGCCCTGGGCCTCGGCACGCTCGACGAGGCGGCGTTCGGCGTCAACACCGCCATCTGGGACGCCCACATGAACGACCCCGAGGTCGCCACGCTGATGGGCGACGCCGGCATCGGCGCGATGCGCTACCCCGGCGGCTCGTACGGCGACATCTACCACTGGGAGGACCACACCGCACCCGGCGGCTACGTCGCGCCCGGCACCGGGTTCGACGACTTCATGGGCACGGTGCGGGCCACCGGCGCGCAGCCGATCATCATCGCGAACTACGGCACGGGCACGCCCGAAGAGGCCGCCGAGTGGGTCCGCTACGCCAACATCACACGCGGGTACGGCGCGAAGTACTGGGAGATCGGCAACGAGATCTACGGCAACGGCCATTACGGCGCCGGCTGGGAGGCCGACGACCACCCGGACAAGAGCCCCGCCGAGTACGCGCGCAACGTCCTCGCCTACGCCGAGGCCATGCGGGCCGTCGACCCGTCCATCAGCATCGGCGTCGTCCTCACCACCCCCGGCGACTGGCCGGACGGCATCACCGGCCCCGGCGACAGCGCCGACTGGAACCACACGGTGCTGTCCATGGTCGCCGACACCATCGACTTCGCCGTCGTGCACTCGTACCCGGGCGGCGCCACCGCCGACGAGGCGCTGGACCGCGTCGCCCGGCTCCCCGGGCAACTGCGGGAGGTCCGCCGGCAGATCGACCGGTACGCGGGGGACCGTTCCGCCGAGATCGGCATCGCGCTCACCGAGGTCAACTCGAACGTCCAGCAGAACAGCCGCCCCAACGGCCTGTTCGCCGCCGACGTCTACATGACCGCCCTGGAGAACGGCGTCTTCAACGTCGACTGGTGGAACACGCACAACGGACCGACCGAGGTGAACGAGGTCGACGGCGAGACCGACTTCAACGACGCCGGCCTGCTGTCCAGCGGCGGTTGCATCGGAGACGTGTGCCAACCGCCGCTGCACACCCCGTTCCACCCGTACTACGGCATCAAGTCCCTGACCACGCTCGGCGGGCCGGGCGACACCATGGTGGCCGCCTCGTCCAGCAGCGACGAGGTGTCCGTCCACGCCGTGCACCGGGCGGACGGCGACCTGAGCGTCATGCTCATCAACAAGGACCCCGACACCGCGCACCGGGCGGACATCGACTACGCCTCCTTCACGCCCGGACCGGGAGCCCCGGTCGTCCACCGTTACGCACGGGGCGACACCGACGTCACACGGGTCGCCGCGGCCGGGGACGGCCCGCAGATCCTCCCGCCGTACTCGATCACCACCATCACCGTCTCCCCGCAGTCGGGCGGCGCGGCGGTCGGCGCGCCGGGCGCTCCGCGGCTCACCGGTGCCGACAGCACCACGGCCACCGTGAGCTGGCCGGCCGCCGACGGCGCGCCGGTGGCCTACGAGGTGTACGAACGGACCGGGGGTGCGAACGCCCAGCTCCTCGGCACGACCACCGACACGTCGCTGACCCTGCGCAACCTGCCGCCGGGCACGGAGCACACCGTCAACGTCCTCGCCCGTGACGCGGCGGGGCACCTGTCCCGGCCGTCCGAGCCGCTGACCTTCGCGACCACCTCGCCACGGGACAGCACGTGCCTGGTGACCTACCGCGTGGACACGAGCTGGAGCAGCGGCTTCGTCGCCTCGGTGACCGTCTCGAACCTGGGCGACACGCCGATCAACGGCTGGACACTGGACTTCGTCTGGCCGGCCACGGGCCAGTCGGTGCAGAGCGCGTGGAACGCGCAGGTCAGCGGCTCCGGCACACGGGTCCACGCCACGGACACGGGCGGCAACGCACTCCTGGCACCGGCCGGCGGCTCGACGGCGACGTTCGGCTTCGTCGGCGCGAACGAGGCCGCGAACCCGACACCGACGACGTTCACACTGAACGGCACCGTCTGCCGTACGGCCTGA